A single Phoenix dactylifera cultivar Barhee BC4 chromosome 1, palm_55x_up_171113_PBpolish2nd_filt_p, whole genome shotgun sequence DNA region contains:
- the LOC103712452 gene encoding putative disease resistance protein RGA3, protein MAMIADVFVSKLCETLLTYAKEEAIKILGVSDEIKKLHRRLKRMQAVLADAENRRFDNEAIKLWLNELRDLMYDADDMIDECWIEGEKFLSSNSSSSRYTESVNCCYPPIACLHKVGFRHEIGNRIRDLILKLDELAKDKTDLHLTSAPRNDRYKSKISPKTSPVLVEPDLVGEKIEDDTRRLVHLLTKENKKKIPIFAIVGMGGIGKTTLAQKIYNDEKLRDKFNQMPRIWLCVSQDFSESVLLRSIIKQAGGNPGDNEEKEVLEPMLSELLRNKKFFLVLDDVWDAQVWDKLLRNPLHSGLVDSRILITTRNINIAQQMGAIHTHMVDKLSRDDGWSLICKMVFEEGEEGERGVLRDVGMRIVEKCDGLPLALRTIGGVLRTKATRQSEWEKVLSSSAWSFTKLPDGVMGALYLSYLHLPPPLKQCFTFLSLFPEDHLITQGSFINSCIAGGLVIFEDNTPSEDVAEGYWKELVQRNLLQPDPKYYDQSVCRMHDLLRSLAQHIAGNECFVGDAQAFDHKIMSSSSSSSSIKLRHLSIVDEKLEIIPDFIMEQISLRNLSFFHTPLIRDLPEDLFKMLRSLRVLNLSETAISNLPTFLGDLIHLRLLDLSATSIREIPDSIRNLRNLQFLFLDGCKYLHNLPNGVVGLINLRGLDVRDAPLDGLPVGIGSLKQLRSLGGFVVSGSEGCKSGVGEGDREQEHKGHQHGRFCTLEELKSLSQLQGLTIENLERVSNRAEAKAAALQAKPHLIRLDLYCKQLSSSSDVQQPRASNYDEEDIKRIREVFEELCPPPCIEILSIHDYFGREFPSWMMTRSSSSLPRLRWLELSSCALCQQLPLLGMLPQLDYLWIEGVSAVTSIGPEFFSSSYFPRLEKLIFEDMPKLEEWWWEEDNRTTSLLPSLKEISIIGCPKLNSLPESLLCHAAALQELYMTGAHSLREIQNLPSLTKLILEHNSSLERVSNFPRLKQLIVVDCEKLKVVEGVDAVEHIELNDREVESLPEWLAGAGEEQPRFPSLHKLTLKNKIGRRGLPDWPLI, encoded by the coding sequence ATGGCCATGATCGCGGATGTTTTCGTCTCCAAATTGTGTGAGACGTTATTAACCTATGCGAAGGAAGAGGCTATCAAGATCTTGGGTGTGTCTGACGAAATCAAGAAGCTCCATAGGAGGCTGAAGAGGATGCAGGCCGTTCTCGCTGATGCAGAGAATAGACGCTTCGACAACGAGGCCATCAAACTTTGGCTGAACGAGCTGCGAGATCTCATGTACGATGCAGACGACATGATCGATGAATGCTGGATCGAGGGGGAGAAGTTTCTCAGCTCAAACTCATCCTCATCTCGTTATACCGAGTCGGTAAATTGTTGCTACCCCCCCATTGCTTGCTTGCACAAAGTTGGATTCCGTCATGAGATTGGCAATAGAATTAGGGATCTCATCCTTAAGCTTGATGAACTTGCTAAGGACAAAACCGACCTCCATCTTACATCTGCTCCTCGTAATGATCGCTATAAGAGTAAAATTAGCCCCAAGACATCTCCTGTACTTGTTGAGCCTGATCTTGTGGGAGAAAAAATTGAGGATGATACAAGGAGGTTGGTGCATCTGTtgacaaaagaaaataagaaaaaaatcccGATCTTTGCTATTGTCGGCATGGGTGGGATAGGCAAAACTACTCTTGCTCAAAAAATTTACAATGATGAGAAGCTTCGGGACAAGTTCAACCAAATGCCACGGATTTGGTTGTGCGTGTCCCAAGATTTCTCCGAGTCCGTTTTGCTGAGATCTATCATAAAGCAAGCTGGAGGTAATCCTGGAGATAATGAGGAGAAGGAAGTGCTTGAACCTATGCTTAGCGAATTACTGAGGaacaaaaaattttttttagtctTGGATGATGTTTGGGATGCACAGGTATGGGATAAGCTATTAAGAAACCCCTTACATAGTGGTTTGGTGGATAGTAGAATTTTGATAACAACTAGAAATATAAATATTGCTCAACAGATGGGTGCCATACACACTCATATGGTGGATAAGTTGTCTCGAGATGATGGTTGGTCACTAATTTGCAAGATGGTCtttgaggaaggagaggaaggagaaaggGGGGTGTTAAGGGATGTCGGGATGAGAATTGTAGAGAAATGTGATGGCCTTCCCCTTGCTCTTAGGACGATTGGAGGGGTTCTTCGAACTAAGGCGACAAGGCAATCAGAGTGGGAAAAGGTCCTTTCTAGCTCAGCATGGTCTTTTACTAAGCTTCCGGATGGGGTGATGGGTGCTTTGTACTTGAGCTATCTGCATTTGCCACCTCCTCTCAAGCAGTGCTTCACTTTCCTTTCATTATTTCCCGAGGACCACCTAATTACTCAAGGTTCTTTCATCAATAGTTGTATTGCAGGGGGCCTTGTAATATTCGAAGACAATACACCCTCGGAAGATGTGGCAGAAGGATATTGGAAGGAGTTGGTGCAAAGGAACCTCTTACAGCCAGATCCTAAATATTATGATCAATCAGTTTGCAGGATGCATGACCTCTTGCGATCTCTAGCTCAGCATATAGCAGGAAATGAGTGCTTCGTCGGAGATGCACAAGCATTTGATCACAAGATCATgtcctcctcctcatcatcatcatcaataaAATTACGTCATTTATCAATTGTagatgaaaaattagaaatcatACCAGATTTTATAATGGAACAGATATCCTTGAGGAACCTGTCATTCTTCCATACCCCACTTATTCGTGATCTTCCCGAAGATCTCTTCAAAATGCTAAGGAGTTTAAGGGTCCTGAACTTAAGTGAAACTGCCATTTCCAATCTCCCAACTTTCTTGGGAGATCTTATACACCTTAGACTTCTTGATCTCTCTGCTACTTCAATAAGAGAGATACCAGATAGCATAAGGAATCTTAGAAATCTCCAATTCCTGTTTCTCGATGGTTGTAAATATTTGCACAACCTCCCAAATGGTGTCGTGGGGTTAATCAATCTAAGGGGTCTAGACGTTCGGGATGCACCACTTGATGGTCTACCTGTGGGAATAGGGAGCCTGAAACAACTACGCTCACTTGGGGGATTTGTGGTGAGTGGTAGCGAGGGCTGCAAATCTGGAGTGGGAGAGGGTGACAGGGAGCAGGAGCACAAGGGACATCAACACGGGAGATTCTGCACCTTGGAGGAGTTGAAATCCCTGTCCCAGCTCCAGGGTTTgacaatagaaaacttggagaGGGTATCCAACAGGGCTGAAGCAAAAGCCGCTGCACTTCAAGCCAAGCCCCATCTTATCAGACTAGATTTGTATTGCAAGCAATTGAGCAGCTCTTCTGATGTGCAGCAGCCTCGTGCAAGTAATTACGATGAGGAAGATATCAAGAGAATAAGGGAGGTATTCGAGGAGCTCTGCCCACCGCCATGCATTGAAATACTTTCAATCCATGACTACTTCGGCCGTGAGTTTCCCAGCTGGATGATGACACGTTCCTCGTCATCGCTCCCTCGCCTGCGATGGCTGGAACTGAGTAGTTGTGCTCTATGCCAGCAACTTCCACTCTTGGGAATGCTACCACAACTAGATTACCTCTGGATTGAAGGTGTTTCTGCAGTCACGAGCATCGGGCCTgaattcttctcctcctcctactTCCCCAGGCTAGAGAAACTTATATTTGAAGACATGCCTAAGTTGGAAGAATGGTGGTGGGAGGAGGACAACCGCACAACATCGTTGCTACCTTCTCTCAAGGAAATAAGCATTATTGGATGTCCGAAGTTGAATTCTCTTCCGGAGAGCCTTCTCTGCCATGCCGCCGCCTTGCAGGAGTTATATATGACTGGTGCCCACAGCCTGagagaaatccaaaaccttCCCTCTCTTACAAAATTGATCTTGGAGCACAACTCAAGTTTGGAGAGAGTGTCCAACTTTCCTAGACTCAAACAATTAATTGTTGTGGATTGTGAGAAATTGAAGGTTGTGGAGGGTGTGGATGCCGTGGAGCACATAGAGCTCAATGATCGAGAAGTAGAGTCTCTTCCAGAGTGGTTAGCAGGTGCTGGTGAAGAACAACCGCGTTTCCCTTCCCTCCACAAGTTGACTCTCAAAAACAAAATCGGTCGCCGAGGGCTGCCTGATTGGCCTCTAATCTGA